From the genome of Streptomyces xanthophaeus:
GGTACGGCGTCGCCACCTGGACGGGTCTGACCTCCGAAGCGTTCACGGTTCCCGAGTTGCTCGCGCTCGCCGGACAGGCGGCGGGCTCCGCCGAACACCACTTCATGGGGTTGCAGATGCCCGTCAGTCTGATCATGGATGACCTGATCAGGCAGGCACTCGACGGCGGCGGACCGCTGGTGCAGGGGAAGGACTCGGGGCTGATCACGTTCGGCTGCGCACCTCTGCACGGCGGCGAACTGCTGGATGCCATGACGCCTGAACTGGTGAACTTCATCCGCCCTGGCCTGTCGGCCGCAGCCGCTGCCCTGCTGGCTGCCGGATCGTGCCCCGGCCTCGATGTCGTCCTGACTTCCGCGAGCACTCGCGAACACTGGGACGATGCGGCGACGGCTTTGGCTGCGCCCCTGACGGCTGAGGAACTGAGGAGGGTGACCAATGAACTCGCCGCCGAGTGAGGACGTACAGACCCTGATGGAGGCTGCCCACGAGCGGGCGGCAAAGGCACTGGGTCTCACGTGCACGGGCCGGCCGGCATGGGGGTTCCAAGGTGTCACCCTCGGGCGGCAGGCCGGGGACCGGTGGCTACGAGTAAGCCGGACCGCCAGGAGGAACGCGGGCAGGAAGCAGGGGGAGGGCATCGTGGGGGCTTCTCTGCTGGTGCCTGCCGCGGTCCCGCGCCCGCGCCTGTACGCGGTGCACGACTGGACTGACGGCGAGTGGGCCTTCGAGGCCGAAGTCCTCGACTACGTGACGCATCCCGTCGTGTCCCCGGAGCGGGCCGACTTGGACCGCGACCCCGGCTTGCCTGATGAGTGGTGGGCCGACCTGCACCGAGCTCTGGCCCTGCTCGCTGAAGCGGAGGGAGTGAAGGTCACCATCCGGGACGGGTGGATCGAACGCGCCTTCCCCCAGTTCCTCGGCATCCCGGCCCCTGCCAAGGTGGAGCGGGTGACCGGTCACGGCGACCTGCACTGGGGCAACCTCACGACCGTGCCCCTGACCCTTCTGGACTGGGAGCGGTGGGGCCTGGTCCCCTACGGCTACGACGAGGGTCTTCTCCATGCCAACAGCCTGCTCGTTCCCGATGTGGCGGACCGCATTCGTCTGGAGTTCGCGCCGATCCTGGACTCCCCAGCCGGCCGAATCGGAGAGCTCGCGGCCCTGGCGGAGATGCTGCAAGCCGTAGCCCGTGGCTGGTACCCAGACCTGACCCCGCGCCTACTCGCTCGCGCGGAGTCACTCACGGGCGTTCGGCCACCGGTCCCCCTTCAGCCAGAGGTCACCGCCTGACAGGCCCGTGCGTGACAGCGGCCCCCGACTGATGCCGGGGGCCTGTCTGTGTCCGCGTGCGGCCTATCTCAGGCGCTCTCTCCGAGGTGGCGGCACAACGTGGCACGGCCGATTCCAAGGGCCTTGGCGATGGCTGTGACGCTGTCTCCCTTGGCGTGTCGAGCACGGGCTACGGCCAGGGTGTCATCGTCCACGACGGAGGGACGCCCACCGACGTTGCCCTTACTGGCCGCAGCCTCCAGCCCCTCCAACACCGGGCTTCGCGGGAAGTGGTACCGAAAGACGCATGACCTCGTGTTCGCCCGAGATGGTTTCAAGCTGCACCGGGGCGAGGCAGGCGGACCACGGGACCCCGAGAAGGTGTCGGCCCGCTGGCGGACGGCACGCAACCGTCTGCACCTGCCGGAGAACTTTCGGCTGCACGACTGGCGGGCGTCGAAGATCACGAACGATCTCGACAACCACGAGAAGCCCGTAGGGGTCTCCGCCAATGCCCGGCACCACTCGCCGGGCTACACCATGGCGCGGTACGGCAGGCGTCGCGCTGAGGGAGCGAAGAAGCTGGCCGCTTCGAGTGCCAGGCGTATCAGCCCGTCATCCCTGGTCTGGCCAGGAGGCGCGCTGGACTGTTGGTCACGTGGTTGGTCACGCCACAGCCCGGTAAAGCAAAAAACCCCACTTTAAGTGGGGTCTTAGCTGGTGTCCGAGGGGGGACTTGAACCCCCACGCCCGATAAAGGGCACTAGCACCTCAAGCTAGCGCGTCTGCCATTCCGCCACCCGGACCAGGTGGTCGGCCCCGGTTTCCCGCGGCGACATGGACAACAATAGCAAAGGATCGGCGGGGTTCCGACCACTTATCCGGGCGGCGATCCTCCGCCACGCCGGGCTGACCTGCACGCATGCACCGAAGGCCGTAGCGGGACGGACCGTCTCGCCACCGTCGGGGGCGGGCCGGTCCCCGGCGGCGGGAGGCGGAGGTGCCACGCGGCCACTTCCGGATGCTGATACCGGCTGGACATCAGGGGG
Proteins encoded in this window:
- a CDS encoding aldo/keto reductase, with the translated sequence MTAALSLGTYRVRAVSQAARTALAAGSPWVDTAPNYAHGGAHEALRPVLREYPTVRVATKTGFFTEEQGRTALAEGALTRDEAASRHSLEPGFIRWQMERSLAVLGRADLIFVHNPEHHSQSLDRAALHWRVREAFTVLEEFTHAGRIGGYGVATWTGLTSEAFTVPELLALAGQAAGSAEHHFMGLQMPVSLIMDDLIRQALDGGGPLVQGKDSGLITFGCAPLHGGELLDAMTPELVNFIRPGLSAAAAALLAAGSCPGLDVVLTSASTREHWDDAATALAAPLTAEELRRVTNELAAE
- a CDS encoding helix-turn-helix domain-containing protein encodes the protein MIFDARQSCSRKFSGRCRRLRAVRQRADTFSGSRGPPASPRCSLKPSRANTRSCVFRYHFPRSPVLEGLEAAASKGNVGGRPSVVDDDTLAVARARHAKGDSVTAIAKALGIGRATLCRHLGESA